The Brassica napus cultivar Da-Ae chromosome C7, Da-Ae, whole genome shotgun sequence genomic interval CACACCTACACTTTCCCTCCAAGAAGGTACTCtactatttattttgtataaacaCATCTAATGTGTTGATCTTTAGCTAATTTAACTTTCAAAACAGTTGATGTGCTCAAGGTCATTGCCAAGACAATGAAGAAGACAAACTGGAACTTTGGTATTGATCCCTGCGATACAAGATCAACAAATGGTGGATGGAGAAATCCAAATGCCATAAATGGTTCAGAAGACTTTGTGAGTTGCAACTGCACCTTTGACAACAACACATTGTGCCATGTCACTGGAATGTAAGTAATTTCTTATTAAAAGAGTAGTATCATGTAATATTTGGTTATGATATATTTGAAATCTATACAGAGTTATCAAGTCACAGGATCTTCAGGGTTCTCTACCGAAAGAGCTTGCTAGTCTTCCTTTTCTCCAAGAGCTGTAAGCAAATTACAAACACAATTACATTTTTATACCATTGCAAACTAATCAATTTTCACTCCTAATTTGCAGTAATCTAGCCAGAAATTTCTTATCTGGTTCAATACCAGCAGAATTGGGAGTCTTACCTCTTGTCCAGATGTAAGAAAACAAATCATTTTTGTACATATTTGTgtaatatgttttgattttatttctcCAAATGCAGGATACTTTTGGGAAATAGGTTAACTGGTACAATCCCCAAAGAGATTGGAAACATTGCTTCTTTAGAAAGACTGTGAGTAAATTTTCTTCCATCTCTTTTGATTGCGCTGATTCTATTTGATTTAGTTCTAGACACCGTTGGTTTCGTTTTGTTTGTAAACATATATGTTACTGTCTTAAACGACTTTGAAAACAACCAGAGAAATATATCTAAACATTCATCCACTGAAACAATTCAGAGCTTAACTCTTTAAGCTTCTTTATAGAGTTTAATGAACCACTTAAATACCTCCATCTCAATATACTTAAACATTCTTCCACCGAAACAATCCCAAAGACCTTGCAAGTTTTCTTTCCAGAGAAACCTACAGCTTGAAACTCTCACCCAAACAAAAATTGTAACCACGTAATACAAACTTGGCTTAGCGTGAAACTCTTTTCTTTGAAGCTGTCTTACAAGTTCTTTTAGATTCATAAATCCACCTGGACAGCTAAACACTAGTTCCCTCTGCAACTAGAATCCATATTTCAACACGCCTAATAGATTTAGCTCCAACTAATAAACAAACTCCGTCTGAATATGCTACACGTTCTGTAACATCAACTGCTCCACTTTCTTTTACTTGGAACTTGTTGTCAGCCACTTGAACTAGTTCCTTATAACAAAAGATCTTAAGAACGCTCCACTCTGTTAATGACGTTCTCAAAATGACCAGACAATGATGACTCTAGACATACTGTCATGTCAAACCGTTATATCCGGAGCTAACTAGATTTAAATATACTCCACATTTTGATGTACTCAATAATAACCTGTATACTTCCTTGAATATTCAATCTTCCACATCTCAGCTCCCATATAACAAAGCTTACTTATCACTCAAATATTCACGCTGTTTCACTTCTTAGTTTCCTTACCACTGATTTTTCCTATCAGTTTTCATCGAGAGTATATCTTGATTCAAGtcaattttaaacacattcccTTGTGTAACAATAGCTCTAACTTGATCATACCTCCAGCtactcagaaaaaaaaaacagttcacAATAGCTCTCATCTAGAAGCTGCAACATGATCACTTATTCCAAGAAAACAGAACCTTGAATTTGCTTTCAAATACTGCCTTTGCTCAAACTGTTTCCCACTTGACTTGATGACACTCAttgccttctccttgtagaaCCTTTGGTGGTTCATGCATGAGAAGAAACACATTTGTCGTTTCAGAATTTCAGAACCAAGAACTCAACTTACCCATGACTTTCATCATCGTGAGTCTTCAACTTTCCAAATCCGGCGATTCTTGATAATTCACCATGTCACCATCTTCTTTCAGGCCCACAATGCttctgttttcttcttccttgaacTTTGCATGGTTTCAGAACCTGAGATTATCAGATTCTCTTGTACTTGACCTTACAACATTgcaaaatcaatatatttagGGAACTATCTAAATGTCGTTAATATGTCAACCTAGTTAGGAGAAAATTGATTCTGCTTGATTATTAGTAAATTCCTTAGATAATACTGCAACTATTTGTCCTCTGTTATTTTAAACAAGTATTTTTACCTATGGTTACAGTGTCTTGGAGAACAACCAGCTTTCAGGGTCATTACCTCCACAGCTCGGGAGTTTACTGAATCTTCAAAGACTGTATGAAACTTTATCGAGCTTGagtttctgtattttttttaaaaagcttgatataatttttaataatttcttttgACAGCTATCTTAGCTCCAACAAGTTCACGGGAAAGATTCCATCTACATTTGGAAAATTGATCAGCTTGAGAAACCTGTTAGTATCTCTTCTAAATAAGTTATATTTTGTATCTTGTAGACACACTGAGATTctgatattttttgtttggtacTGTAAACAGGCGTCTAAGTGACAATCAGTTCAAAGGAACACTTCCAGATTTCATTGAGAGGTGGACAGAACTTGAGTATATGTAAGAtcttttctcttaattttttagtCTTGTGCCTCTTTTATCAttgatttttttgtcatcttgtGCTTATGATTGCTTGAATGTTCTTATGATTAGGGTTCTCCATTCGAGTGGCCTGGTTGGACCCATACCAATTTCCATTTCTGGTCTTACAAAACTGAAAGTATTGTAAGTAAACTGTATGCTAGATTCATCCTTGTGTTATGTAAGAAAGTCTTGTGTCATGTTTGCCATTGTGTCTGCTTAcatatctttatttatttgctTGATATTTTTTAGGATGATCAGCGACATGACTGGACCTGGATCTCAATTTCCACCACTAAGGAATATGCAAGAGTTGACAATGTTGTGAGTgtcaaatattatattttagcatCAAGccttacaaaaacaaatttgcTGGTTCCAAAAGTTGAATGTTCACACTCGGTCTTACTATTTTTTCGCAGAGTTCTGAGAAACTTGAATCTTACAGGAGAGTTACCATCATATCTTGGAAGGAATACCAGTAACTTAACCCTCTTGTGAGtagatttgtattttttctGCAATAGACTCAGTGATCCCAAATAAAAGGAAAGTTTGACTCTGTTGGGAACTAACTGAGTAAGACTCGACTGTACAGAGACCTAAGCTTCAACCAACTAAGTGGAGTAATCCCTAATACTTATGAGGAGCTTGGAGATGTTAAGAATCTGTAAGTCACACTTCTCATTTAATTCCTGCCTTGTTATATAGTATTGGTCTTGAAttcgtttctgtttttttttcttgcaggtATCTTACAGGAAACATGTTAAACGGATCAGTCCCTAGGTGGATGTTAAATGGGAGAGGTCTAATGTGAGTTTCATTTACTGAATTGCACATAATGAAATGTTCtgtctctgattttttttttcatttgcagAGATCTCACCTACAACAACTTCTCTGAAGATTCAATTACCACAAGCTGCTACCACAATAgcatgtaagaagcttgatacaACTTCTGTTATTCATGGTATTTTCATGGAATCTCACTGCTTTGGTACATCTTATATGTCTTTGTAGGAATCTGTTTGCAAGTTCTTATACAAGGACAAACAACTCGTAAGTTTTGATTTCTCATAatctgtttggagcttttattCCTTATACTAATGTAAAACTTACGTTATGTTGCAGCATGAATGTTTTCTGTCTTAAGAACTTCAGATGTCCAACAAGTAAGATTATTTAGTAGACTATCAGAAAATTGATATCAACACAAACTGTACTTCTATTATGTAGTTGTGCTTATCTTTGACAGTTTTTGTTTATCTATAGGTCTCGATAGTCTCTATATTAACTGTGGTGGAGATGAGGAGACGACTGTCAACGGGTTGGTTTTTCAAGCTGATGACTATGATAGAAAACCAGGTTACTATGAAAGTACGCGATGGTTCTCGAGCAATACAGGAATCTTCTTGGAGGATTCTCGCGGTGTTCCAAAAGGAACAACAATCTGGTCGGATTCATCCAAAGTCAAAGGAGTGGAAAATTCAAAATTGTACGCTCAAGCACGACTTTCACCGATCTCCTTGACATATTATATGTTGTGTCTCAGTAGCGGGAACTACAAGGTGTCTCTACACTTCGCTGAAATTATGTTCAATAAAAGCAAGAGTTACACGAGCTTGGGTAAACGCCTCTTTGACATACATATCCAGGTAACAACTTTGATTTGAGTCTTGACTGTTTGAATGGTAATAACCAATTGGGAATCTGATCCAAATCTGTTGACATAATGCATGCAGGGAGTCCTTGTTCTGAAAGATTTCAATATCGCTGAGCAGGCTGGAGGTGTTGGAAAAGTTGTTGTGAAGACATTTCCGGTCATAGTAAACAATGGGTCTCTGGAGATACGCTTGTATTGGGCTGGTAAAGGTACTGTAGCCACTCCTGTGAAAGGTGTTTACGGTCCTCTTATATCAGCTATAGCTGTTGATCGaggtaaatatgaaaaaacatttaTTGGTTTTCTGATTTTGTAGCATCATTATCAAACAAAATTGACCATCATTATCTAACAAAATTAAACATTTGTTTCACCAGTTAAGAATGGGACCTCTTCAAGTTCACATTCACGCATATGGATAGGAATCGGGGTTGGTTTGGTTGTGCTTTTCTTGCTGTTGATTGGCTTTAGTATTCTATGGTTTAAAGGTCTTCTAACATCCAAAAGCCGTCTGGAACGAGGTACTATCAAAGCTTTTATGATTTGTCAAGTAAATTGTTAGATGCCTACTTGAAAGAGGGTTAGGAGTTTGTTTCTTCTGTTACTTTGCTGTCTTCTTGAAGAGGTTACCCCTCATAGTTTGGTTTAGTGTGGTTGGTTTGTTTTAGTGTAGCAGAAGTCtctgaaaaacaaaataattagcGACTAATAATTACCCCATTAATTAGCGACTTACTGTTTTCAATGTCCTGTTTGTTGCAGAATTCAAAAAGAAGAATTTCAACACCACCAGATTCTCCCTAAGGCAACTCAGTGCTGCCACAGACAATTTCAGTGAGGCTAACAAGATTGGTGAAGGAAGCTTCGGTAAGGTCTATAAAGGAATATTGACCAACGGCACTATAATTGCTGTGAAGCAGCTTGCAAAGAAGTCAAAGCAAGGGAGTGTAGAGTTTTTGAACGAGGTTGGTGTCATCTCAGCGTTGCAGCATCCTAATATGGTGAGATTACATGGGTTCTGCGTTGAAGGAAAGCAGCTCTTGCTAGTGTATGAGtttgtggagaacaacaacCTTGCTAGAGCACTCTTTGGTAAGTCGTTTTTgacaaaacatatgatcttacCTCTGTTTCTTTAGTGTATTGAGTTGTTGCAGACTTGAGAGTAATTGTTCTTttgctctatatatatatatatatatatatcaggtCCACAGGAAACTCAAATCAGCTTGGATTGGCCAACGAGACAGAAGATATGCCTAGGGGTAGCAAGAGGCTTAGCTTATATCCAAGAAGAATCACGCCTGAAGATTCTGCACAGGGACATCAAAGCCTCAAACATCTTGCTGGACAAGGATTTGAATGCCAAGATTGCAGACTTTGGTTTAGCCAAGTTGTTTCGTGAGGATGAATCACACATCACCACTAATCCTGCTGGAACTCCGTAAGTGAAAATCAAACCAAAGTACATCATATTTTCACCTGAGAGATAGTTGTTGACATGGTGAATGGATGCAGTGGTTACTGGGATCCAGAGTATGCCATGAAAGGCCAATTGTCAGACAAATCTGATGTGTACAGCTTTGGCGTGCTTGCTTTGGAGATTGTGTGCGGGAAGAGCAATAGTACAGAACGTTTAGATTCCACAAAGAACCTCTACTTTGTAGAATGGGtaaataaataaagcaaaaactCTTGTATCAAGAAAGTTTTGATTATCAAAACCTGTTTACGTACTGAATGTGGATTCTAGTTTTTTTCAGGCACGTCTTTTGTGGAAGCAGAACAAGTATGAAAATCTTGTGGATTCAAGGTTGCAAGATTATGACAGAGAAGAAGCTCTAGTGATGGTGAAAGTTGGTGTTTTGTGCACAAGCCGTTTGCCTGCAGACAGACCATACATGTCAGAAGCAGTGAAAATGCTGGAAGGGGAATTCAGTGAAGAGATGGATGCAAAGCTAGCTAACATAGCCAATGAATTGAAAGAGGAAGTGGAAGTGGAAGCAGAACCTCTAGACATTATGAAGCTTATGTCAGATGTCAGAATGGAGCTTGATGAACACAGGTCTGAAGAAGAAATAGCCAATGAAATGAAAGAGGAAGTGGAAGTGGAAGCAGAACCTCTAGACTTTATGAAGCTTATGTCAGATGTCAGA includes:
- the LOC106408371 gene encoding probable leucine-rich repeat receptor-like serine/threonine-protein kinase At3g14840, with protein sequence MKILFLLFLLFLGFTKVYPTPTLSLQEVDVLKVIAKTMKKTNWNFGIDPCDTRSTNGGWRNPNAINGSEDFVSCNCTFDNNTLCHVTGIVIKSQDLQGSLPKELASLPFLQELNLARNFLSGSIPAELGVLPLVQMILLGNRLTGTIPKEIGNIASLERLVLENNQLSGSLPPQLGSLLNLQRLYLSSNKFTGKIPSTFGKLISLRNLRLSDNQFKGTLPDFIERWTELEYMVLHSSGLVGPIPISISGLTKLKVLMISDMTGPGSQFPPLRNMQELTMLVLRNLNLTGELPSYLGRNTSNLTLLDLSFNQLSGVIPNTYEELGDVKNLYLTGNMLNGSVPRWMLNGRGLIDLTYNNFSEDSITTSCYHNSMNLFASSYTRTNNSMNVFCLKNFRCPTSLDSLYINCGGDEETTVNGLVFQADDYDRKPGYYESTRWFSSNTGIFLEDSRGVPKGTTIWSDSSKVKGVENSKLYAQARLSPISLTYYMLCLSSGNYKVSLHFAEIMFNKSKSYTSLGKRLFDIHIQGVLVLKDFNIAEQAGGVGKVVVKTFPVIVNNGSLEIRLYWAGKGTVATPVKGVYGPLISAIAVDQTFVSPVKNGTSSSSHSRIWIGIGVGLVVLFLLLIGFSILWFKGLLTSKSRLEREFKKKNFNTTRFSLRQLSAATDNFSEANKIGEGSFGKVYKGILTNGTIIAVKQLAKKSKQGSVEFLNEVGVISALQHPNMVRLHGFCVEGKQLLLVYEFVENNNLARALFGPQETQISLDWPTRQKICLGVARGLAYIQEESRLKILHRDIKASNILLDKDLNAKIADFGLAKLFREDESHITTNPAGTPGYWDPEYAMKGQLSDKSDVYSFGVLALEIVCGKSNSTERLDSTKNLYFVEWARLLWKQNKYENLVDSRLQDYDREEALVMVKVGVLCTSRLPADRPYMSEAVKMLEGEFSEEMDAKLANIANELKEEVEVEAEPLDIMKLMSDVRMELDEHRSEEEIANEMKEEVEVEAEPLDFMKLMSDVRMELDEHRSEEEITEEICGIADDISEISLVGWKFKGKEKAASSSGY